A portion of the Candidatus Pristimantibacillus lignocellulolyticus genome contains these proteins:
- a CDS encoding extracellular solute-binding protein: MKKRKMLLLMVTAVLIVATALSGCSKSTNDPNSGSTKTSPTPGTTTNAEEGESSDIWEFGSSELSFSAFQLYNWQDFPATMDDNPFWKYLKENKKLNIKSVLGSSNNLQLMATMMANDNLPDLIHGDRNHPDFLKLYKEGKLVALDDYMEKYPNLKKWLSSEAADLLRSPDGKLYQFPNYYTTIPNGAAGYVVNKKIYKELGSPSLETMDDLYAYLVKVKEKYGNEIVPFEPDQAANANGIGLIYTGHKENSYYRSLSSGTIAVVDDANNKLSSLYTDPAFRESQKFVSKLYREKLISQDMFTAVDRAGIQERVLTGRVAIYAASSPLTWAMQGDTELSAKDPDAGYFVTWPIHKAGLDKNKIFTGSWDKLGWNVNVITTAAEEPEKIFAWLDWMTGPEGMATQYFGPEGGNWNGFDENDRPIFTDTYNKAEVAKLETDNVPVIIVGNTTYIDPIKMDYEMAKPEAERSWLLTNQEAVTWRTTNDATALATNLTPQAGTDLADIDVNVREIFAQALSASATAKSDADVDKILDQAQEDSLAVGYGELLEWRTEQWLKNKELLGE, encoded by the coding sequence ATGAAAAAAAGAAAAATGCTATTGTTGATGGTTACAGCAGTATTAATTGTGGCAACTGCACTTTCAGGCTGCAGTAAATCAACAAACGATCCAAATTCAGGTTCAACAAAAACCTCGCCAACTCCCGGAACGACTACCAATGCAGAAGAGGGAGAGTCATCAGATATATGGGAATTCGGTTCTAGTGAACTATCGTTTTCAGCTTTTCAACTTTATAACTGGCAGGATTTCCCTGCTACAATGGATGATAATCCATTCTGGAAATATTTAAAGGAAAACAAAAAACTTAATATTAAATCGGTACTTGGTAGTAGTAATAATCTGCAACTTATGGCGACGATGATGGCGAATGACAATCTTCCTGATCTTATTCATGGCGACCGTAATCATCCGGATTTTCTAAAGTTGTATAAAGAAGGCAAGTTAGTCGCACTAGATGACTACATGGAGAAATATCCAAATCTTAAAAAGTGGTTGAGCTCGGAAGCAGCAGATCTGCTACGCTCGCCGGATGGTAAACTATATCAATTCCCTAACTATTACACAACGATTCCTAATGGTGCCGCAGGTTATGTTGTGAATAAAAAGATATACAAAGAATTAGGTTCACCTTCTTTAGAGACGATGGATGATTTATATGCTTACTTGGTGAAGGTTAAAGAGAAGTATGGAAATGAAATCGTTCCTTTTGAACCAGATCAAGCAGCGAATGCGAATGGAATCGGTCTTATTTACACTGGACACAAAGAAAATTCTTATTATAGATCGTTAAGCTCAGGGACAATCGCTGTAGTTGACGATGCTAATAATAAATTGTCCTCCCTATATACAGATCCGGCTTTCCGCGAATCACAAAAGTTTGTTTCTAAGCTATATCGCGAAAAATTAATTTCTCAAGATATGTTTACAGCGGTTGATCGAGCAGGAATTCAAGAAAGAGTTTTGACAGGAAGGGTAGCTATTTATGCTGCATCATCACCTCTAACTTGGGCTATGCAAGGAGATACAGAACTATCTGCAAAAGATCCAGATGCAGGTTATTTTGTAACTTGGCCAATCCATAAGGCAGGATTAGATAAAAACAAAATATTTACTGGTTCTTGGGACAAATTAGGTTGGAATGTTAACGTTATTACAACTGCTGCGGAAGAACCGGAAAAGATCTTTGCGTGGCTAGATTGGATGACTGGACCTGAAGGTATGGCTACTCAGTACTTCGGACCTGAAGGCGGTAACTGGAACGGGTTTGACGAAAATGATCGTCCGATCTTTACAGATACCTATAATAAAGCAGAAGTTGCTAAGCTTGAAACTGATAATGTTCCTGTTATTATCGTAGGAAATACAACGTATATTGATCCTATTAAAATGGATTATGAAATGGCGAAACCTGAAGCGGAGAGAAGTTGGTTGTTGACAAATCAAGAAGCTGTAACATGGAGAACGACTAATGACGCAACAGCATTGGCAACAAACTTAACCCCTCAAGCTGGGACTGATCTAGCAGATATTGATGTAAACGTGAGAGAAATCTTTGCTCAAGCTTTATCAGCATCAGCTACCGCAAAAAGTGATGCAGATGTAGATAAAATTCTAGACCAAGCACAAGAAGATTCTTTAGCTGTTGGTTACGGTGAACTTCTTGAATGGCGTACAGAACAATGGCTGAAAAATAAAGAATTACTTGGAGAGTAA
- a CDS encoding carbohydrate ABC transporter permease, which translates to MGYSDRVMVVAIYVLLILLSFSALYPFWNTIVVSFNVGLDTAKGGITFWPRQFTWSNYEVFFSNRGILNAFMITILRTIIGSISAIFVTALVAYSMSRSQLMGRKYYTFYFIFTMYFGGGLIPTFLLINSLGLMNNFLVYIIPGLISVWNMIIFRTFFKSLPVGIEESAQIDGCSNMGVFLRIVLPLSGPVIATLGLFTAIAHWNDWFAPTIYITNEKLLPIQTILRRILNSNLINEAFGSGNIDSAMGERLAQKSITNKSIISAAIMVVSLPIIAVYPFVQKYFVKGVMIGSLKE; encoded by the coding sequence ATGGGATACAGCGACCGAGTCATGGTTGTAGCGATATATGTGTTGCTAATTCTATTATCTTTCTCTGCTTTGTATCCTTTCTGGAACACAATTGTCGTCTCGTTTAATGTAGGTCTTGACACAGCTAAGGGTGGTATTACGTTCTGGCCAAGACAATTCACTTGGAGCAATTATGAAGTTTTTTTCAGTAATAGAGGTATCTTGAATGCCTTTATGATCACGATACTTCGAACGATAATTGGTTCCATTTCTGCAATTTTCGTAACAGCTTTAGTGGCCTATAGCATGAGTAGATCGCAATTAATGGGTCGTAAATATTACACCTTTTATTTTATCTTCACAATGTATTTTGGAGGGGGACTAATTCCGACGTTCCTTCTTATCAACTCTTTAGGTTTGATGAACAATTTTCTTGTTTACATTATTCCAGGGCTCATCAGCGTATGGAATATGATTATATTCCGAACTTTTTTCAAAAGTTTACCTGTAGGAATTGAAGAATCCGCTCAGATTGATGGTTGTAGTAATATGGGGGTATTTCTGAGAATAGTACTCCCTTTATCTGGTCCAGTTATAGCGACGCTTGGTTTATTCACTGCTATTGCCCATTGGAATGATTGGTTCGCACCAACGATTTATATAACCAATGAAAAATTGTTGCCTATACAAACGATATTGAGACGAATCTTGAATTCAAATCTGATTAATGAAGCATTTGGAAGTGGCAATATCGATAGTGCTATGGGTGAGAGATTAGCACAGAAGAGTATTACCAACAAATCAATAATAAGTGCTGCTATTATGGTTGTCTCGCTACCGATTATTGCAGTTTATCCATTTGTTCAAAAGTATTTTGTTAAAGGTGTAATGATTGGTTCATTAAAGGAGTAA
- a CDS encoding ABC transporter permease subunit has product MSQVKAKENFKSIPPKRRSVNEKSFLQRLWKQIDLQLMVWVGVLLIFVFSYIPMYGVITGFMDYSIFTGARIFENPWVGFKHFESFFNAPQFDTIMRNTLVISLLKFLIGFPAPIILALMLNEVRRRFFKRTIQTITYLPYFMSWVIVGSMVMSLLSTDNGSINIFLQTLGIIDEPINFLSERNYFWGILVTTNVWKDIGFNSIIYLAAIAGVNPSLYEAAEMDGASKFKQMYLITIPTIMPIIIIFMILQMGSLLNAGFEDILILAQNPSLRPVSDVIDTYVYRIGILNQRYDYGVAVGLFKAVVSIILLTSANYLARRTGNSLW; this is encoded by the coding sequence ATGTCACAAGTAAAGGCCAAAGAAAACTTTAAGTCGATTCCGCCTAAACGTAGATCGGTGAATGAAAAAAGTTTTTTACAGCGATTGTGGAAACAAATAGATCTCCAGTTAATGGTCTGGGTAGGCGTTTTACTAATATTTGTATTTTCATATATTCCGATGTATGGCGTAATTACAGGATTTATGGATTATAGCATTTTTACGGGAGCAAGAATATTTGAAAACCCGTGGGTCGGATTCAAACATTTCGAGTCATTCTTTAATGCACCACAATTCGACACGATTATGAGAAATACGCTTGTTATAAGTTTATTGAAATTTTTAATCGGTTTTCCAGCCCCAATCATTCTAGCTCTCATGTTAAATGAAGTTCGTCGACGCTTTTTCAAACGAACGATTCAAACGATTACCTATCTACCTTATTTCATGTCATGGGTCATCGTGGGCAGTATGGTTATGAGCTTGCTTTCTACAGATAACGGGAGTATCAATATTTTTCTCCAAACATTAGGAATTATTGACGAACCGATCAACTTCCTTTCAGAGAGAAATTATTTTTGGGGGATACTCGTAACCACGAACGTTTGGAAGGATATAGGATTCAACTCTATTATCTATTTGGCTGCTATAGCGGGAGTAAATCCGAGTCTATATGAAGCAGCAGAAATGGACGGAGCGAGTAAGTTTAAGCAAATGTATCTCATAACGATTCCGACTATTATGCCTATCATTATCATCTTTATGATCTTACAAATGGGTAGTCTACTCAACGCAGGTTTTGAGGATATATTAATCTTGGCACAGAATCCGAGTTTACGACCAGTATCTGATGTCATTGATACGTATGTTTACCGGATAGGTATTCTTAATCAACGATATGATTATGGCGTCGCTGTCGGTTTATTCAAAGCCGTTGTAAGCATTATATTATTAACCTCTGCAAACTATTTAGCGAGGAGAACTGGCAACAGTCTATGGTAG
- a CDS encoding alpha/beta-type small acid-soluble spore protein has product MARRKRRYAVPEVEQAMQTFKAEVMRKEGYTVDSNRPEDVKYEVAKELGVPLHPGENRNLTTEQVGQVGGKIGGSMIREMIRLAQEQIAKRE; this is encoded by the coding sequence GTGGCAAGAAGAAAGCGTAGATATGCAGTACCTGAGGTAGAACAAGCGATGCAGACATTCAAGGCAGAAGTAATGAGAAAAGAAGGCTATACTGTTGATTCTAATCGACCAGAAGATGTGAAGTACGAGGTAGCCAAGGAACTAGGTGTTCCACTTCATCCAGGTGAAAATCGTAATCTTACTACAGAACAGGTTGGTCAGGTGGGTGGGAAAATTGGTGGTTCTATGATCCGAGAGATGATCCGTCTTGCACAAGAACAAATAGCGAAAAGAGAGTAG
- a CDS encoding cupin domain-containing protein — MSTLARKVHHKITGESITFLKTSLETNGEYLLIEVSLPPNGDGPPLHCHDRFDEQFVVKQGKLTVNINKVEQVLEVEQMLTAPIGVAHTFRNGHDEPVVFQVKLTPPQQFEESVRIHYGLMDDGLTDNNGVPSNIFHTALMLVLQNTLVADKPLWLQRSLFGLLVRIGQLTNAYKPLEKYTGKKITIK; from the coding sequence ATGTCTACATTAGCACGCAAAGTACACCATAAAATTACCGGAGAGTCGATTACATTTCTAAAAACATCACTTGAAACAAATGGGGAATATCTGTTGATAGAAGTATCTTTACCTCCAAATGGTGATGGTCCGCCATTACACTGCCATGATCGCTTTGATGAACAGTTTGTTGTGAAACAGGGGAAATTGACAGTCAATATTAATAAAGTAGAACAAGTTTTAGAAGTAGAGCAAATGTTGACAGCACCAATAGGTGTAGCACACACTTTTCGTAATGGACATGATGAGCCAGTTGTATTTCAAGTAAAATTGACACCGCCGCAACAATTTGAAGAATCTGTACGTATTCATTATGGCTTAATGGATGATGGTTTGACGGATAACAACGGTGTTCCGAGCAATATTTTTCATACAGCACTTATGTTAGTTTTACAAAATACTTTAGTGGCAGATAAACCTTTATGGTTACAGCGTAGCTTATTCGGATTACTAGTTCGTATCGGTCAATTAACGAATGCTTACAAGCCTTTAGAAAAATATACAGGTAAGAAGATTACAATAAAATAA
- a CDS encoding catalase family peroxidase — protein sequence MTTSSSDHSHSNNIADSSNLASQTVDAIENISGVHCGYRRAHAKGICCKAVFRPSGLAAPFTFAPHLQEQEVSAVVRFSGSSTDPAVADFMSPAKGIAVQFKLPDGSITNLVGVTIPVFFARTPESFLDMIHAVHRAQDGLLGPIDLIQEITSHFSESKESLLAIKKLMPPASYAECNYYCIHAYFLNDKKGDKYPVKFEWIPARGVHTLSIIDAAQQPKDYLEEELSQRLQVEPIVFHLHAIFGEEGDPTNDPTTVWPEDRQRIDFGQLYISDIIEEPVDLLMDPTIITEGMALSDDPILNLRHDTYSVSHDRRRQEH from the coding sequence ATGACTACTTCTAGTTCAGACCATTCTCATTCGAATAATATTGCCGATTCATCAAACTTGGCATCACAAACTGTGGATGCGATTGAAAATATCTCAGGCGTGCATTGCGGATATCGACGTGCACATGCTAAAGGTATATGTTGTAAGGCAGTCTTCCGACCGAGTGGTCTTGCAGCGCCGTTTACTTTTGCTCCCCATCTGCAAGAGCAAGAAGTAAGCGCTGTTGTCCGTTTTTCCGGTAGTTCTACTGATCCAGCAGTAGCTGACTTCATGTCTCCCGCCAAAGGAATAGCCGTTCAATTCAAACTCCCAGATGGAAGTATTACGAATCTTGTCGGTGTGACTATACCGGTATTTTTTGCACGGACACCGGAGTCATTTCTAGACATGATCCACGCTGTCCATCGGGCACAAGATGGCCTACTCGGACCAATTGATCTTATTCAAGAAATAACATCACATTTCTCTGAAAGCAAAGAAAGCTTACTAGCTATCAAAAAGCTAATGCCACCTGCTAGCTATGCTGAATGCAACTATTACTGCATTCATGCGTACTTCCTTAACGATAAAAAAGGAGATAAGTATCCTGTGAAGTTCGAATGGATTCCAGCTCGTGGTGTCCATACATTGTCTATTATAGATGCCGCACAACAACCAAAAGATTATTTAGAAGAAGAACTTAGCCAGAGATTGCAAGTTGAACCGATAGTCTTCCACCTTCATGCGATTTTTGGTGAGGAAGGTGATCCAACCAATGATCCAACTACAGTTTGGCCGGAAGATCGCCAGCGAATTGATTTTGGTCAACTCTACATATCTGATATTATCGAGGAGCCCGTCGATCTGCTCATGGATCCTACGATTATAACGGAAGGCATGGCCTTGTCTGATGATCCAATACTCAACCTTCGTCATGATACCTATTCCGTTTCTCATGACAGACGCCGCCAAGAACATTGA
- a CDS encoding MFS transporter has protein sequence MKKYYLLIAIFVAALNLRPIITSVAPLLGTIQSNLGMNGLTASLLTTLPVLCMGIFAPIATIMRDRWGLERTIFIALALITGATALRGVVGSVSILVITALIGGIGISLAGPLLSAFIKKYFPKNPGIVSVYSVSLTVGAAIASALSIPIYNRNHQSLTLTLSCWAIIGVVALAIWMRLIGHSEKTVGTVNSKLPFRNKRAILLTLFFGCMASMFYSMTAWITPIAQSLGYSKASSALLLTVFTIVQIPISIIVPSLVSRYGKRRFFLVACSIFELVGVVMLLVHLPMMPAVICLAIGAGGLFPLALMLPIIETKTAQEAGAWSAMSQCGGYIIGAMGPLLIGVIHDYSGSFTPALIVMLVIIALMIGVQLLLSNGATVAEPVNS, from the coding sequence GTGAAAAAATATTATTTATTGATAGCTATTTTTGTTGCAGCGTTGAATCTACGACCGATTATTACTTCTGTTGCTCCGTTGCTTGGTACTATACAATCGAATCTAGGAATGAATGGTCTAACAGCAAGTCTGTTAACTACACTGCCCGTATTGTGTATGGGTATATTTGCCCCTATAGCAACCATAATGCGAGATCGATGGGGTCTTGAACGAACCATATTTATAGCTCTTGCTTTAATTACCGGGGCAACAGCATTACGAGGTGTTGTTGGCTCTGTAAGTATACTGGTTATCACAGCTCTTATTGGCGGAATAGGCATTAGTTTGGCCGGACCGTTGTTATCCGCATTTATTAAAAAATACTTTCCTAAAAATCCTGGTATTGTGAGTGTATACTCTGTTTCTTTGACAGTGGGTGCAGCAATTGCTTCTGCTTTATCTATACCAATCTATAACCGCAATCATCAAAGTCTTACACTGACTTTATCTTGTTGGGCAATAATTGGTGTTGTTGCATTAGCAATATGGATGCGTCTGATTGGTCATTCGGAAAAGACGGTAGGCACAGTAAACTCTAAGCTGCCTTTTCGTAATAAGCGTGCGATATTATTAACACTTTTTTTCGGGTGTATGGCAAGTATGTTTTATTCTATGACAGCATGGATAACTCCGATAGCACAGAGTTTAGGCTATAGCAAAGCAAGCTCCGCATTACTACTTACAGTATTTACAATTGTACAAATTCCGATATCCATTATTGTTCCAAGTCTTGTATCACGATACGGAAAACGCCGGTTCTTTTTAGTTGCTTGTAGTATATTTGAGCTTGTCGGTGTTGTGATGCTGTTAGTACATCTCCCGATGATGCCAGCTGTTATTTGTTTGGCAATTGGAGCAGGGGGGCTATTCCCACTTGCACTTATGCTACCTATTATTGAGACTAAAACAGCTCAAGAGGCTGGGGCATGGTCAGCAATGTCACAGTGCGGTGGTTATATCATTGGAGCAATGGGGCCTCTGTTAATAGGAGTAATACATGATTATAGCGGTAGCTTTACACCTGCTCTTATCGTAATGCTCGTTATTATTGCACTAATGATTGGAGTACAATTACTCCTTTCTAATGGTGCAACCGTTGCAGAGCCTGTGAATAGCTGA
- a CDS encoding LysR family transcriptional regulator gives MDTRHIQYFMAVYEQLHFTKAAELLGITQPTLSHQIRVLEAELGMPLFDRIGKQVVATEAGHLLRMHGGKMLHAEQDAKNAISELVAGQRGTVRLGVLPSDLDFQLVPLFIHFKSQYPNIQLQALSTLNIQEELLNNRVDIGIGLKSTPDRRLIQIPLRSEPYHLFVNAASELASRKEIALHEVEHLPLVMYPKGYLGRNIVDKICSEQGFQLTTVMETSSATSLLQLVRGGVGVTIQPDSLLREKSLLTDIVAIPITEHTPQRHLELMYSSERFFSNSHKQLTKWLIDYFNSRNTEKTTKNG, from the coding sequence ATGGACACTCGTCATATTCAATATTTTATGGCTGTATACGAACAATTACATTTTACAAAAGCGGCCGAATTACTTGGAATCACGCAACCAACATTAAGTCACCAAATTCGTGTTCTCGAAGCAGAACTCGGTATGCCACTATTTGATCGTATTGGTAAACAGGTCGTAGCAACAGAAGCTGGACATTTGTTGCGAATGCATGGTGGTAAGATGCTACATGCAGAACAGGATGCTAAAAATGCAATAAGTGAACTGGTAGCAGGCCAGCGAGGAACAGTACGTCTTGGAGTACTGCCTTCTGACCTAGATTTCCAACTTGTACCTTTATTTATCCATTTCAAATCACAATATCCCAATATACAACTGCAAGCTCTCTCTACTCTCAACATTCAAGAAGAATTACTCAACAATCGAGTAGATATCGGTATTGGTTTAAAAAGTACTCCAGATAGAAGATTAATACAGATTCCACTCAGGTCGGAACCTTATCACTTATTCGTCAATGCAGCAAGTGAACTTGCTAGTAGAAAGGAAATTGCCCTTCATGAAGTAGAACATCTTCCACTGGTCATGTATCCTAAAGGTTATCTCGGTCGCAATATCGTAGATAAAATTTGCAGTGAACAAGGATTTCAATTAACAACAGTGATGGAGACTAGTTCTGCTACTTCTCTTCTACAACTGGTTCGTGGTGGGGTTGGTGTTACGATTCAACCCGATAGTTTACTCAGAGAAAAATCTTTACTTACAGATATCGTAGCTATCCCAATTACAGAACATACACCACAACGTCATCTTGAGCTAATGTATAGTTCTGAGCGATTTTTTAGCAACTCCCATAAACAGCTTACTAAATGGCTGATCGATTACTTTAATAGCAGAAATACCGAAAAGACTACAAAAAATGGGTAG
- a CDS encoding AraC family transcriptional regulator produces MQVQSMPETLRYLSFHLLDIELLEYGTEAVHIKETAESYTLLIIKSGSGSLYKDAVKLLFTNHSAFLLNPGHSYQIVSNDDECLDYYKVTFVITRINGLAQPEVYTQELFPSRSELRVYPLSQLIDMAEQLYENKENGEYLEAFHQNLRFMKLIGFVLEHNIVSDRKSSSIQAVERTIQYLQDHYTDKITVKFLSQLAGYPNGQYSAIFKELTGQKPLDYLTELRIKQSKNWLLQSNESLRHIAEKVGFTDEYYFNRRFRQMTGISPRQYAKAMDRQINVKDWAGHEVAIPSKPSRIIFYGNSMQDLLPLGIEPIEGGYEGGSFNREKASLIKPDLIIFDKDDEQEYKKVSQIAPTLQYNSHDSLEERLLILGQWFGKEQEARQWLNHYANNSDRMWKQLQTYIRPGETASVFVHHRGKSLFVMGKIGLTSVLYHPSGFRPVEKVNDMLSEEQAYKEITLTNIHEYAGDRIFMLCPSDPVSRRAMEETISSNLWKSIPAVRNGLVYLVDELTWNCVDAITISKLLNLLPTLLKHTS; encoded by the coding sequence ATGCAAGTTCAATCGATGCCAGAAACATTACGTTATTTGTCTTTTCATTTGTTAGATATTGAACTGTTGGAATATGGCACTGAAGCTGTTCACATTAAAGAGACTGCAGAATCATATACGCTTCTTATTATAAAGAGTGGTTCAGGTTCATTGTATAAAGATGCTGTAAAATTATTATTTACTAATCATAGCGCATTTCTATTGAATCCAGGTCATTCCTATCAAATTGTCAGTAATGATGATGAGTGTCTTGACTATTATAAAGTTACCTTTGTAATTACTCGTATTAACGGGTTAGCCCAACCAGAAGTGTATACACAGGAGTTATTTCCTAGTCGTAGTGAGTTACGTGTATATCCGTTATCTCAATTAATAGATATGGCTGAGCAACTCTACGAGAACAAAGAAAATGGTGAGTATTTAGAAGCGTTCCATCAAAATTTACGGTTCATGAAATTAATTGGCTTTGTGTTAGAACATAATATTGTCTCGGATAGAAAATCTAGCTCAATACAAGCTGTAGAACGAACCATTCAATATTTACAAGATCACTATACAGATAAAATAACAGTAAAATTTTTATCTCAACTGGCGGGATATCCCAATGGACAATACTCAGCAATTTTTAAAGAGTTGACTGGGCAGAAACCATTAGATTATCTAACAGAGCTCCGAATTAAACAGTCTAAAAATTGGCTACTTCAGTCGAATGAATCTTTACGTCATATTGCCGAAAAAGTAGGATTCACCGATGAATATTACTTCAATCGTAGATTTCGTCAAATGACAGGAATATCTCCAAGACAATATGCCAAAGCAATGGATCGCCAAATAAACGTAAAAGATTGGGCTGGTCATGAGGTAGCTATCCCATCTAAACCTTCACGTATTATTTTCTATGGAAATTCTATGCAAGATTTATTGCCACTAGGTATTGAGCCAATTGAAGGAGGATATGAGGGAGGTTCTTTCAATAGAGAGAAAGCTTCGCTCATTAAGCCGGACTTAATTATATTCGATAAAGATGATGAACAGGAATATAAAAAAGTATCACAAATTGCGCCAACACTGCAATACAATTCGCATGACTCACTGGAAGAGCGATTACTCATATTAGGCCAATGGTTCGGCAAGGAGCAGGAAGCAAGGCAGTGGCTTAATCATTATGCTAATAACTCTGATCGAATGTGGAAGCAGCTACAGACTTACATAAGACCTGGAGAGACAGCATCAGTGTTTGTACATCATCGCGGTAAGAGCTTATTTGTGATGGGGAAGATTGGATTAACTTCAGTTCTTTATCACCCATCTGGTTTTCGCCCAGTAGAGAAGGTTAATGATATGCTTAGCGAAGAACAAGCTTATAAGGAAATTACATTAACTAATATCCATGAATACGCAGGAGATCGCATTTTTATGCTTTGTCCTAGTGACCCTGTTTCTAGAAGAGCAATGGAAGAAACAATTAGTAGTAATTTGTGGAAAAGTATACCAGCTGTACGTAATGGACTAGTGTATTTAGTAGATGAGCTGACATGGAACTGTGTCGACGCCATCACAATAAGCAAGCTACTTAATCTACTTCCAACTTTGTTAAAGCATACTTCTTAA
- a CDS encoding ABC transporter substrate-binding protein — translation MFQAKKVGILLVCIAIMGSTLIACGNKNNSSNNAPSSETQATATPAPEQTEETTRMFTDWTGHEVEIPVNPKRVIYHGEVTGDVLALGVVPVGVMKNENGGTVYDDLIANVEDVGFPLSLEKSLELNPDLIIFSNSDATQYEQISKIAPTVTFDSFAPITERMHTLGDLLGKQAEAEAWLTKYNTTMQEMWTLVHENGVKEGETASVFTMYPGNRLFIMAGAGLPQFLYEENGFKPVNKVQEIIDQEIGFVEISAELLNEYAGDRIFILNPVDPTAQQSTSELMESEVWKNLSAVKNGYVYNFDIVKAGSDALSRDWMIEELPKLLMK, via the coding sequence ATGTTTCAAGCGAAAAAGGTAGGTATACTTTTAGTATGTATAGCAATTATGGGTTCTACATTGATAGCATGTGGAAACAAAAATAATAGCTCGAACAACGCACCATCATCAGAGACACAAGCAACAGCTACACCGGCCCCTGAGCAAACAGAAGAAACAACTAGAATGTTTACAGACTGGACAGGTCATGAGGTAGAGATACCTGTTAATCCTAAGCGTGTCATTTATCATGGAGAAGTAACAGGGGATGTTCTTGCTCTTGGAGTTGTTCCAGTAGGAGTGATGAAGAATGAGAATGGTGGAACAGTATATGATGACTTGATTGCTAATGTTGAAGATGTTGGTTTTCCATTAAGTTTGGAAAAATCATTGGAACTTAATCCGGACCTGATTATTTTCTCTAATTCAGATGCAACGCAATACGAGCAGATTTCAAAAATTGCTCCAACGGTCACATTTGATTCGTTTGCTCCAATTACCGAGAGAATGCATACATTAGGGGATTTACTAGGAAAACAAGCTGAAGCAGAGGCGTGGTTAACGAAATATAACACTACAATGCAAGAAATGTGGACATTGGTACACGAAAATGGTGTCAAGGAAGGTGAGACAGCATCGGTATTTACAATGTATCCAGGTAATCGACTGTTCATTATGGCTGGTGCAGGACTACCACAATTCTTGTATGAAGAGAATGGTTTTAAGCCAGTGAACAAAGTTCAAGAAATTATTGATCAAGAGATTGGTTTTGTTGAAATCTCCGCAGAACTATTGAATGAATATGCTGGTGACAGAATATTTATATTGAATCCTGTAGACCCTACGGCACAACAATCAACGAGTGAATTGATGGAAAGTGAAGTTTGGAAAAACCTTTCTGCAGTTAAAAATGGATATGTATACAATTTTGATATTGTGAAAGCTGGAAGTGATGCACTTTCTAGAGATTGGATGATCGAAGAACTTCCGAAGCTGTTAATGAAATAA